Proteins encoded in a region of the bacterium genome:
- a CDS encoding serine hydrolase yields the protein MSEQLVWQRLSADLEGLVAAFPGAAGLCVRDLATGRQVAVHEQEVFPTASTIKIHILARLMQRAEGGEIDLARKVVIDDAVRVPGSGVLTYLDDAEELTVRDVAVLMIIVSDNTATNLCIDWATIDGTNAMLRGLGLSQTTLRRKMQDQASVIRGDENVASPLEVVQFLEILHRGERLSRFVCTETLAILKKPKRGYLAPGLPQDIVIANKPGGMERVRCDGAIIYQKRRPYAICVMTKYGPPDRNVSEQFIAEVARTVHGYLETLDVTSPYGQGVPANLLG from the coding sequence ATGTCTGAGCAGCTGGTGTGGCAGCGGTTGTCCGCGGACCTGGAGGGGCTCGTCGCCGCGTTCCCCGGCGCCGCGGGCCTGTGTGTCCGCGATCTTGCGACCGGCCGGCAGGTCGCGGTGCACGAGCAGGAGGTGTTCCCGACCGCATCCACCATCAAGATCCACATCCTGGCCCGGCTGATGCAGCGCGCCGAGGGCGGGGAGATCGACCTGGCCCGCAAGGTGGTGATCGACGACGCCGTGCGCGTCCCGGGGAGCGGCGTGCTCACGTACCTGGACGACGCCGAGGAGCTGACCGTGCGCGACGTCGCGGTGCTGATGATCATCGTCTCCGACAACACGGCGACCAATCTGTGCATCGACTGGGCGACGATCGACGGCACGAACGCGATGCTGCGCGGGCTCGGCCTGTCGCAGACGACGCTGCGCCGGAAGATGCAGGACCAGGCGTCGGTGATCCGCGGCGACGAGAACGTCGCGAGCCCGCTGGAGGTCGTGCAGTTCCTCGAGATCCTGCACCGCGGCGAGCGGCTCAGCCGCTTCGTGTGCACCGAGACGCTCGCCATCTTGAAAAAGCCCAAGCGCGGCTACCTCGCTCCGGGCCTGCCGCAGGACATCGTGATCGCCAACAAGCCGGGCGGGATGGAGCGGGTCCGGTGCGACGGCGCGATCATCTACCAGAAGCGCCGGCCGTACGCGATCTGCGTCATGACCAAGTACGGCCCGCCGGATCGGAACGTCTCCGAGCAGTTCATCGCCGAGGTGGCGCGGACGGTGCACGGGTACCTCGAGACGCTGGACGTCACGAGCCCCTACGGACAGGGCGTGCCCGCCAACCTGCTCGGCTGA
- a CDS encoding MurR/RpiR family transcriptional regulator, with amino-acid sequence MTPHTESPAVKRVVLADLLAESLPRLSPTHQRVAHFVANNPQFASLASTRQLAEKAGVDAATISRFAKAVGFTGFHQLRQELRHTYLGRLEPLELIERQRTPSRNVYRAAILRDVQNLQGLLETIDTRVLDRLASQMLSANQVLIVAFGSYAAPAVALAHLCAALDINVRAEARSRVHWATQLTGLTSRDLVIGIGFWQCDRDVVAAVQWASEHGIPTAVIADSSVSPLARHAKLKVIVPTEGMLFFQSVTASLSIVYGLVAAIWTRLTTARRARYWRIRRAFRDLDVFVK; translated from the coding sequence ATGACCCCGCACACGGAGTCGCCCGCGGTCAAGCGCGTCGTGCTCGCCGACCTGCTGGCGGAGTCCCTGCCGCGGCTCAGCCCCACCCACCAGCGCGTCGCCCACTTCGTCGCCAACAACCCCCAGTTCGCGTCGCTGGCCAGCACGCGGCAGCTCGCCGAGAAGGCCGGCGTGGACGCCGCGACGATCTCCCGATTCGCGAAGGCGGTCGGGTTTACGGGGTTCCACCAGCTCCGTCAGGAGTTGCGCCACACCTACCTCGGCCGCCTCGAACCGCTCGAGTTGATCGAGCGGCAGCGGACGCCGTCCCGAAACGTGTACCGCGCGGCGATCCTGCGCGACGTCCAGAACCTGCAGGGCCTCCTCGAGACGATCGACACCCGCGTGCTCGATCGGCTCGCCTCGCAGATGCTGTCGGCGAACCAGGTGCTGATCGTCGCGTTCGGCAGCTACGCTGCGCCCGCGGTGGCGCTCGCGCATCTGTGCGCCGCGCTCGACATCAACGTCCGTGCGGAGGCGCGCAGCCGCGTGCACTGGGCCACGCAGCTCACCGGCCTCACGTCGCGCGACCTCGTCATCGGCATCGGCTTCTGGCAGTGCGACCGCGACGTGGTCGCCGCCGTGCAGTGGGCGAGCGAGCACGGCATTCCCACCGCGGTGATCGCCGACAGCTCGGTGTCGCCGCTCGCCCGGCACGCGAAGCTCAAGGTCATCGTGCCGACCGAGGGGATGCTGTTCTTCCAGTCCGTGACCGCCAGCCTGTCGATCGTGTACGGCCTGGTCGCGGCGATCTGGACCCGCCTGACGACCGCGCGGCGGGCCCGGTACTGGCGGATCCGGCGCGCGTTCCGGGACCTCGACGTGTTTGTGAAGTGA
- a CDS encoding ABC transporter permease, with protein sequence MTRFVLRRLLGAVPLVIGVSMIVFGILQAMPGGPLAVYLDNPYITARDIALIKHQLGLDQPLYVQYARWFGAYALGHWGISYSSGEPVAWLIFARLPATLLLMGTSFLLAMLFALTTGVYSAVHQHSAFDYAATVFSFLGISMPVFWFGLMLQLLVAVRLGWLPVAGYGAGGWLPVAQHLVLPSIVLAMFTAGRWSRFTRAGVLEVLRQDYIRTARAKGLAERRVVFRHALRNSLIPVVTVVALDLAGLLSGAVVTETVFAWPGMGSLLIQSISNVDYPTLLAILMLSSFAIILSNLLADVLYSLLDPRIVYR encoded by the coding sequence ATGACCAGGTTCGTGCTGCGGCGCCTGCTCGGGGCCGTGCCGCTCGTGATCGGCGTCTCGATGATCGTGTTCGGGATCTTGCAGGCGATGCCGGGCGGCCCGCTCGCGGTCTACCTCGACAATCCCTACATCACGGCCAGGGACATCGCGCTGATCAAGCACCAGCTCGGCCTCGACCAGCCGCTGTACGTCCAGTACGCGCGATGGTTTGGGGCGTACGCGCTCGGGCACTGGGGGATCAGTTACTCTTCCGGGGAGCCGGTGGCGTGGCTGATCTTCGCCCGGCTCCCCGCAACGCTCTTGCTCATGGGGACGTCGTTCCTGCTCGCGATGCTCTTCGCGCTCACGACGGGAGTCTACAGCGCGGTGCACCAGCACTCGGCGTTCGACTACGCCGCGACGGTCTTCTCGTTCCTCGGGATCTCGATGCCGGTGTTCTGGTTCGGGTTGATGCTGCAGCTCCTGGTCGCGGTGCGCCTCGGCTGGCTCCCGGTCGCCGGCTACGGCGCCGGCGGGTGGCTCCCGGTCGCCCAACATCTCGTGCTCCCGAGCATCGTGCTGGCGATGTTCACCGCCGGCCGGTGGAGCCGATTCACCCGCGCCGGCGTGCTCGAGGTGCTGCGCCAGGACTACATTCGCACGGCGCGGGCCAAGGGGCTGGCGGAACGGCGCGTCGTATTCCGCCACGCGCTCCGCAACAGCCTGATCCCGGTCGTTACGGTCGTCGCGCTCGACCTCGCCGGCCTGCTATCGGGCGCCGTGGTGACCGAGACGGTGTTCGCGTGGCCGGGCATGGGCAGCCTCTTGATCCAGTCGATCTCCAACGTGGACTACCCCACGCTGCTCGCGATTCTGATGCTCAGCTCGTTTGCGATCATCCTGTCGAACCTGCTGGCCGACGTGCTGTACAGCCTGCTCGATCCGCGGATCGTGTACCGATGA
- a CDS encoding ABC transporter permease: protein MSARAVALPRRSSLLRDAWRRFERDRLAAAGAVALLVLATGAAAAPLFTWYAPNQVDLARLDAAPSAVHWFGTDDLGRDAFSRALYAGRVSLSIGVGAAVVSALVGTAVGACAGYFGGVVDSVLMRATDVVLSIPPLPLVIVLSAIVKPSPQILILIIAGIGWMGTARLVRGAFLSIRETEYIEAARAAGCGSARIILRHALPNSLAPIIVAATLAVGNAIITESVLSFLGVGIQPPTASWGNMLQNAESTMTTKPWLSVFPGVFILVSVLGVNALGDGLRDALDVRMKE from the coding sequence ATGAGCGCGCGGGCGGTCGCGTTGCCGCGGCGATCGAGCCTGCTGCGTGACGCGTGGCGCCGCTTCGAGCGGGACCGGCTTGCGGCCGCGGGCGCGGTCGCGCTCCTCGTCCTCGCGACCGGCGCGGCCGCCGCCCCGCTGTTCACGTGGTACGCCCCAAATCAGGTAGACCTCGCGCGGCTCGACGCGGCGCCGTCCGCTGTGCACTGGTTCGGCACGGACGATCTGGGCCGGGACGCGTTCAGCCGCGCGTTGTACGCGGGGCGGGTGTCGCTGTCGATCGGCGTCGGGGCCGCGGTGGTGTCGGCGCTCGTGGGGACCGCCGTCGGCGCGTGCGCTGGGTACTTCGGCGGCGTCGTGGACAGCGTGCTGATGCGGGCGACGGACGTGGTCCTGTCGATCCCGCCGCTGCCGCTCGTCATCGTGCTCTCGGCGATCGTGAAGCCGTCGCCGCAGATCCTCATCCTGATCATCGCCGGGATCGGGTGGATGGGCACCGCGAGGCTCGTGCGCGGCGCGTTTCTCTCGATCCGGGAGACGGAGTACATCGAGGCGGCCCGCGCCGCGGGGTGCGGCAGCGCGCGCATCATCCTCAGGCACGCCCTGCCGAACAGCCTGGCGCCGATCATCGTCGCGGCGACGCTGGCGGTCGGCAACGCGATCATCACGGAGTCGGTGCTGTCGTTTCTCGGGGTGGGGATCCAGCCCCCGACGGCGTCGTGGGGCAACATGCTGCAGAACGCCGAGTCGACGATGACGACGAAGCCGTGGCTCTCGGTGTTCCCGGGCGTGTTCATCCTGGTGAGCGTGCTCGGGGTCAACGCGCTCGGGGACGGTCTGCGCGACGCGCTCGACGTCCGCATGAAGGAGTGA
- a CDS encoding 2-dehydropantoate 2-reductase N-terminal domain-containing protein — translation MAKIAIVGCGAIGGLAGFYMARAGEDVLFIDQNADHVRAIRERGIAVNGVYGSMSIPPQRACTPAEIAEPLDGLVFLACKSQATDAAIRAIAPRLAPSACVVSLQNGMNEDTIADVVGRARTMGALPDYGGAYLDPGVLEAVHEGTVYVGELDGSLTPRVREAARLLGIGPNACELLTDIVGRLWTKHVYNSQIVVTALVNGTVVEVLGNRDVQRLAAAAVREAMQVSDAAGVRVHGDRWFDPGLYHPETPADTARLLASYDRLVEHLGGHQVGDGPGGYKYVKKASGIHWDLVYRKRKSEASHLTVCTHAARYGVAVPLNAKIVSMIEEVEAGKRELGWHNIAEGTAYAKQIGATLP, via the coding sequence ATGGCGAAGATCGCAATCGTGGGGTGCGGGGCGATCGGCGGATTGGCAGGATTCTACATGGCGCGGGCGGGCGAGGACGTGCTGTTCATCGACCAGAACGCGGATCACGTCCGGGCGATCCGCGAGCGCGGGATCGCGGTCAACGGGGTGTACGGCTCGATGTCGATCCCGCCGCAGCGCGCCTGTACGCCGGCCGAGATCGCCGAACCGCTCGACGGCCTGGTGTTCCTGGCGTGCAAGTCGCAGGCGACCGACGCGGCGATTCGGGCCATCGCGCCGCGCCTGGCGCCCTCGGCGTGTGTGGTCTCGCTGCAGAACGGCATGAACGAGGACACGATCGCCGACGTCGTGGGCCGCGCGCGCACGATGGGCGCGCTGCCCGACTACGGCGGGGCATATCTCGATCCCGGCGTGCTTGAGGCCGTCCACGAGGGGACGGTGTACGTCGGCGAGCTCGACGGCAGCCTGACCCCGCGCGTCCGCGAAGCGGCCCGGCTGCTCGGGATCGGCCCGAACGCGTGCGAGCTGCTGACCGACATCGTCGGGCGGCTGTGGACGAAGCACGTGTACAATTCGCAGATCGTCGTGACCGCGCTCGTGAACGGAACGGTCGTGGAGGTACTCGGCAACCGAGACGTCCAGCGTCTGGCCGCCGCCGCCGTGCGCGAGGCGATGCAGGTCTCGGACGCCGCCGGCGTCCGAGTGCACGGCGACCGGTGGTTCGATCCTGGGCTCTACCACCCCGAGACGCCCGCGGACACCGCCCGGCTGCTCGCCTCGTACGACCGGCTCGTGGAACACCTGGGCGGCCATCAGGTCGGCGACGGACCGGGCGGCTACAAGTACGTCAAGAAGGCGAGCGGCATCCACTGGGACCTCGTGTACCGCAAGCGGAAGAGCGAGGCGTCGCACCTCACGGTCTGCACCCACGCGGCCCGCTACGGGGTGGCCGTGCCGCTCAATGCCAAGATCGTCTCGATGATCGAGGAAGTCGAGGCCGGGAAACGCGAGCTCGGCTGGCACAACATCGCGGAGGGCACCGCGTACGCGAAGCAGATCGGCGCGACGCTCCCCTGA
- a CDS encoding thiamine pyrophosphate-dependent enzyme, which produces MTRYGSDLVVDLLRGFGIEYAALNPGATFRGLHDSLVNYGGNERPEIILCCHEEISVAIAHGYAKAAGKPMAVGLHDLVGLQHASMAIFNAWCDRVPVLLLGGAGPMAIEHRRPWIDWIHTGLVQGQLVRDYVKWDDQPSSIPSMTEALLRAHRIAVTEPQGPVYVALDAALQEGVVPADTPLPEIARYARPERLQGSPAALDAAAELLARAERPVVLAERLGRHAGAFDALRELAELLAAPVVDLYSHGRPNLANTHPLDLTAAKNDLLREADVILSLDVIDLYGAFAETNPATREPSMIVGAGARVIHITLDDLAARSWVADYQRLVPVEIHIIADTALAVPALVERLRSRAGSEGERTARFHRLKAAHEASREEGWRQARSRWDDVPISPARLAAEVWERIKTESWVLANGALGGWPRRLWEWTRHDAYLGFSGGAGLGYGLGASIGAALAHRGSGRIVVDLQSDGDFLYTPSALWTAAHHHIPLLVVMCNNRSYGNDEVHQELVARARNRPVENKVVGIRLEKPPVDFAGLARSLGVHGEGPVDVPGEIGPALRRALRVIKDQGRPALVDVVMR; this is translated from the coding sequence ATGACACGCTACGGTTCCGATCTCGTGGTCGACCTGCTTCGCGGGTTCGGGATAGAATACGCTGCGCTCAATCCGGGCGCAACGTTCCGGGGGCTTCATGACTCGCTCGTCAACTACGGCGGAAACGAACGCCCCGAGATCATCCTGTGCTGTCACGAGGAAATCAGCGTCGCGATCGCCCACGGATACGCGAAGGCCGCGGGCAAGCCGATGGCGGTTGGGCTGCACGACCTCGTCGGGCTGCAGCACGCCAGCATGGCGATTTTCAACGCGTGGTGCGACAGGGTGCCCGTGCTCCTGCTCGGTGGTGCCGGGCCGATGGCGATCGAACACCGGCGTCCGTGGATCGACTGGATTCACACGGGGCTCGTTCAGGGGCAGCTGGTCCGCGATTACGTGAAGTGGGACGATCAACCCAGCAGCATTCCCTCGATGACAGAAGCCCTGCTCCGTGCACATCGGATCGCCGTGACCGAGCCGCAGGGCCCGGTGTACGTCGCGCTCGACGCGGCACTTCAAGAGGGCGTGGTGCCGGCAGACACGCCGCTTCCCGAGATCGCCCGGTACGCACGGCCGGAGCGTCTGCAGGGGAGTCCGGCCGCGCTGGACGCGGCCGCCGAACTGCTGGCGCGCGCCGAGCGTCCGGTGGTCCTGGCCGAGCGTCTGGGCCGGCACGCGGGAGCGTTCGACGCGCTGCGGGAGTTGGCGGAACTCCTGGCAGCCCCCGTGGTCGATCTGTACAGTCACGGGCGCCCGAATCTGGCCAACACCCATCCGCTGGACCTCACCGCCGCCAAGAACGACCTCCTTCGTGAGGCGGACGTGATCCTCTCCCTCGATGTGATCGATCTCTACGGCGCCTTCGCCGAAACCAACCCGGCGACCCGCGAGCCGTCGATGATCGTTGGGGCGGGCGCGAGGGTGATTCACATCACCCTCGACGATCTCGCAGCCCGATCTTGGGTGGCGGACTACCAGCGGCTTGTGCCCGTGGAGATCCACATCATCGCCGACACCGCGCTCGCGGTTCCCGCGCTGGTGGAACGGCTGAGATCGCGCGCGGGCTCCGAGGGCGAGCGGACGGCTCGCTTTCACCGGCTCAAAGCGGCGCACGAAGCGTCGCGCGAGGAAGGATGGCGGCAGGCTCGCTCGCGATGGGACGATGTGCCCATTTCTCCGGCACGCCTCGCCGCCGAAGTCTGGGAGCGCATCAAGACCGAGTCCTGGGTCCTCGCAAACGGGGCGTTGGGCGGATGGCCGCGCCGGCTGTGGGAGTGGACGCGTCACGATGCGTATTTGGGCTTCAGCGGCGGCGCGGGACTGGGCTACGGGCTCGGCGCGTCTATCGGAGCCGCGCTGGCCCATCGGGGAAGCGGCAGGATTGTCGTGGATCTGCAATCGGACGGCGACTTCTTGTACACTCCGAGCGCGTTGTGGACGGCGGCCCACCACCACATCCCACTGCTCGTGGTGATGTGCAACAACCGATCCTACGGAAACGACGAGGTCCACCAAGAACTCGTGGCCCGCGCACGGAACAGGCCGGTGGAGAACAAAGTCGTTGGCATCCGCCTCGAGAAACCTCCGGTGGACTTTGCGGGGCTGGCTCGGTCCCTGGGCGTGCACGGCGAAGGGCCCGTCGACGTCCCCGGCGAGATCGGTCCGGCGCTGAGACGCGCGCTGCGGGTTATCAAGGATCAGGGACGGCCGGCGCTCGTCGACGTCGTCATGCGATAG
- a CDS encoding GntR family transcriptional regulator — translation MEPLHFPTSEEARPITKLAAGTQPGADAIPAAHTPVDAFLSFPLLPNRRLSDEIARYIRDGIIGGIFPANLRMAPLAIAERLGVSTMPVREALVTLVGEGLIEVLPRRGFRVAVVRRQDIADVFRVHAFVAGQLAASAATTIETTVLERLEAIQNEIVTVSTHKPLDERTSTIETLNFQFHRTINNVPDANRLRWFLRTASRYVPRHFYEAIPGWVETTLADHPAIIDALRRRDAADAGTLMETHVLKAGRLVLAKLGASSGAVGPAGDHRP, via the coding sequence GTGGAGCCATTGCATTTCCCTACCAGCGAGGAGGCCCGTCCGATCACGAAACTGGCTGCAGGAACGCAACCCGGCGCGGATGCCATCCCCGCCGCGCACACGCCCGTAGACGCCTTTCTCAGCTTCCCGCTGCTCCCCAACCGCCGGCTCAGCGATGAAATCGCCCGGTACATCCGCGACGGCATCATCGGCGGCATCTTCCCGGCGAACCTGCGGATGGCACCACTGGCGATCGCGGAGCGGCTGGGAGTGAGCACGATGCCTGTCAGAGAGGCACTGGTCACGCTCGTCGGCGAAGGGCTCATCGAAGTGCTGCCCCGGCGTGGGTTTCGCGTCGCGGTTGTGCGACGTCAGGACATCGCAGATGTATTCAGGGTTCACGCATTTGTCGCCGGGCAGCTCGCCGCGAGCGCGGCGACCACGATCGAGACGACCGTTCTGGAGAGGCTGGAGGCGATCCAGAACGAGATCGTGACGGTCAGCACGCATAAGCCGTTGGATGAGCGCACGTCAACCATCGAGACGCTGAATTTCCAGTTCCACCGCACGATCAACAACGTGCCCGACGCCAATCGCCTGCGCTGGTTCCTGCGTACCGCCTCCCGGTACGTCCCCCGCCACTTTTACGAAGCGATCCCGGGATGGGTCGAGACCACTCTCGCCGATCACCCGGCGATCATCGACGCTCTCCGGCGGCGGGACGCGGCGGACGCAGGTACGCTGATGGAAACCCACGTGCTCAAAGCCGGCAGGCTTGTCTTGGCGAAGCTCGGGGCATCCTCGGGCGCGGTCGGCCCAGCCGGCGACCACCGACCGTAA
- a CDS encoding ABC transporter substrate-binding protein, translating into MENRSARWHLDFCANGVRVVALALGLAVALAVSATAAAPSGDYNLSVLETTPGFFDLPLYVVMHDGYAKTNHLNLTLAQFQTGGGTTSQVFAGGTGDIMMGGMDLPVRLMQSKTLDVTVLADMLQRGVFVLVSKAGSQYHTLQSLKGQIVGISGPGAFSEFALHVALKKAGMDPNDVQIAALGGTPAQYAAVLSGKATAVQLQSPILENALAQHTVQPIYDFRTEQGLQAGLVFTGRTAAIRANPAPYIAFMRAYRQALQKIRTDPVYAMKWATEEWGSTTPAANLQIQLDSYLRNPGIWSLDGIFTVVMYNNTRELLLGSGLFTEPGFPTYKQLTQYAPPLQ; encoded by the coding sequence GTGGAGAATCGCTCAGCCCGTTGGCACTTGGACTTCTGCGCAAACGGCGTGAGGGTGGTGGCGCTCGCGCTCGGCCTGGCGGTGGCACTCGCAGTGTCCGCAACGGCAGCCGCGCCGAGCGGCGACTACAACCTGAGCGTGCTGGAGACGACGCCGGGCTTCTTCGACCTGCCGCTCTACGTCGTGATGCATGACGGCTACGCCAAGACCAACCACCTCAATCTGACCCTCGCCCAGTTTCAGACGGGGGGCGGCACAACCTCCCAGGTGTTTGCCGGAGGCACGGGCGACATCATGATGGGAGGCATGGATCTTCCGGTCCGGCTGATGCAGTCGAAGACGCTTGATGTGACCGTGTTGGCCGACATGCTGCAACGCGGCGTGTTCGTGCTGGTGTCGAAGGCTGGCTCCCAGTATCACACGTTGCAGAGTCTGAAGGGCCAGATTGTGGGCATCAGCGGACCGGGCGCGTTCAGCGAGTTCGCGCTCCACGTTGCGCTCAAGAAGGCCGGCATGGATCCGAACGATGTGCAGATCGCCGCGCTCGGCGGCACGCCGGCACAGTACGCCGCCGTGCTCTCGGGCAAGGCCACGGCCGTGCAGCTCCAGTCCCCGATCCTCGAGAACGCGCTCGCACAGCACACCGTGCAGCCGATCTACGACTTCCGGACGGAACAAGGGCTGCAGGCCGGGTTGGTGTTCACCGGGCGCACCGCGGCGATCAGGGCCAATCCGGCTCCCTACATCGCGTTCATGCGTGCCTACCGTCAGGCGCTGCAAAAGATTCGAACCGATCCGGTCTATGCGATGAAGTGGGCGACCGAGGAATGGGGGTCGACGACGCCCGCCGCGAATCTCCAAATCCAGCTGGATTCGTACCTGCGCAACCCCGGAATTTGGTCGCTCGACGGCATCTTCACCGTCGTGATGTACAACAACACGCGCGAGTTGCTGCTGGGCTCGGGGCTGTTCACCGAGCCGGGCTTTCCGACCTACAAGCAGCTCACACAGTACGCGCCGCCGTTGCAGTGA
- a CDS encoding ABC transporter ATP-binding protein, whose amino-acid sequence MAPGGAEVVSSSDTRGASIEVSGVTVRYAAAASAGGRHQGTLAIDDISFRVRPQEIVVIVGPSGCGKSTLLKAVAGLLRPSRGSVRVIQPQAAAPRVGFMFQSDALLPWRTAVQNVELAVRLAGESSRVAAARAVHLMRELGLGDSCDKYPAQLSGGMRKRVALARALAYEPAVFLMDEPFSALDANTRIHVGNFFLRIVERFGQSVVFVTHDIDEAVALGDRILVLSRGPGRLVGTFDVALPRPRDYYKSRFEDGFRELQKRVFDLIG is encoded by the coding sequence GTGGCACCGGGCGGGGCCGAGGTCGTCTCCTCGTCCGACACCCGGGGGGCCTCAATCGAGGTGTCGGGCGTCACGGTCCGCTACGCCGCGGCCGCGAGCGCGGGAGGGCGGCACCAGGGCACGCTGGCGATCGACGATATCTCGTTCCGCGTGAGGCCTCAAGAGATCGTGGTCATCGTGGGCCCCAGCGGCTGCGGAAAGTCGACGTTGCTCAAAGCGGTGGCGGGGTTGTTACGGCCCTCCCGAGGCTCGGTGCGGGTGATTCAACCGCAGGCGGCGGCGCCGCGCGTCGGATTCATGTTCCAATCCGACGCGTTGCTGCCGTGGCGGACGGCGGTGCAAAACGTCGAGTTGGCCGTGCGGCTGGCGGGCGAGAGCAGCCGGGTCGCGGCGGCGCGGGCCGTGCACCTCATGCGAGAACTGGGACTCGGCGACTCGTGCGACAAGTACCCGGCCCAACTCTCGGGCGGGATGCGGAAGCGCGTGGCGCTGGCGCGGGCGTTGGCCTACGAGCCGGCGGTCTTCCTGATGGACGAACCGTTCAGCGCGCTGGACGCGAATACGCGCATCCACGTCGGAAACTTCTTTCTTCGGATCGTGGAACGGTTCGGCCAAAGCGTGGTGTTCGTCACGCATGATATCGACGAGGCGGTCGCGTTGGGGGATCGCATCCTGGTGCTGTCTCGCGGACCGGGGCGCCTGGTGGGAACGTTCGACGTCGCACTGCCGCGGCCGCGCGACTACTACAAGAGCCGGTTCGAGGACGGCTTCCGGGAGCTGCAGAAGCGCGTGTTCGATCTGATCGGATAG